The Meiothermus sp. genome segment GGGGCCACCGTGGCCGACCAGATCGATGCCATCCTGTGGGCCGCAGGCGAGCCGGTGCCCGGCCTGCCCGCCAACGCCAACCCGGCCAAGGTCATCAACATGAGCCTGGGAGGCAAGGGCCCCTGCACCACCGCCCGCCAGAACGCCATTAATCTGGTCACAGGCAAGGGGGTGGTGGTGGTGGTGGCCGCCGGCAACGAAAACGACGATGCCTCGCTCTATAGCCCGGCCAGTTGCGCCAATGTGATTACCGTGGGGGCTACCGACTATGCGGGGGCCCGCGCGCCTTACTCCAACTACGGTCCCCGCGTGGATGTGATGGCCCCCGGGGGCGACGTCAGCAAAGACCTCAACAACGATAACTTTATGGATGGGGTGCTGAGTCTGGGGTTCGACGACCAGGCCCAGCAGTTCAACTACAAGTTCGAGAACGGTACCTCGATGGCCGCGCCCCACGTGGCGGGTGTGGTGGCCCTGATGAAGGCCCTCAGCCCCAGCCTCAATACCGCGCAGACCCTGCAGATCTTGAAATCCACGGCCAGACCCCTGAACGCCACCCAGTGCAACCGGCCCAGCGGCAACGACTGCGGCGCGGGTCTAGTTGATGCCAATGCGGCCCTGGCGGCGGTGCAGGGCGGCAGCACCTCGAGCTTTAGCCTGTCCACCGCCAATACCATCCTGACCGCTCAGCCAGGCGGCAGTGTGAATGTACCCATCACCATTAGCCGCAGCGGTGGATTCAGCGGAGCGGTGAGCCTGAGCCTGCAAGGTGCGCCCACCGGGGTGAGCGGGAGCTTCAACCCGGCCAACACCACCTCGAACGACAGCACCCTGACCCTGAATGTAGCCGCCAGTGTCCCCAACGGAACCTATGCCCTGACGGTGCGGGGCACATCGGGCAGCACCTTTGCCAGCCTGCCGCTGAGCCTGAGGGTGGGGAGTGGCACCAGTGCCAGCGTGCAAGATACGGTGGTACTGGCCTGTTATGTAGCACAGGGCGACTGCGATCCGAACCGCTCCAAGGCCATCCAGGTCAATCAGGGCGGTACCTCGGCCAGCTACACCATCGCCGATCTGACCGACGGCGACTATGCCGTGCTGGGCTGGAAAGACCTCAACAACAACGACGATGTAGACCGAGGCGACTACCTGGGCGCGGTGGTGGATCAAAGCGGCAACCTGGTTGCTGTGCGGCCCGGCAACCTACAGGCCAACTTCCAGCTCGACGCGCTGAGCGACGACTTATCGCAGCTCGCCCCAGGGGTGTTGCGGAGCCTCGAGCAGTCTAAAATCAAGTAGGCTCCCAATCCTTCCAACAGACCCCTGCGGGGGTCTGTTCTTGTTTAGCGTGGGAACCGCTCCAGTCATCCTCCAGTCATGCGGGCTGTTCTACCTTATACCAGATTCGGTTAGTTTGGCGCCGGATGGCGGCGAACTAACAGGGCCGAAGTTATCCGCGTAGCGGAGGGCGATACCGCCCCTTGGAAGGGAGTGCTCTAGGATTCAAAAAGATAGCCTCTGGGGGTCTTTGGTTTGGATGATTATCTTTTTGAATCCGGTATTAGCTGCACACTCCCCCAGAGGGTTGAGCAAGGAGGAAGTCATGCAAGGGATGCGAAGGCTGGCTGTGGGTATTTTGCTGATGCTTGGTTTGTTAGGCTCCAATGCCCTGGCGGCTCGTGCTTTCTTCGACAGTAATTTTGTATCAGTCAGCACAATTTGCCCGGTGACCGGCAACATGGTGGTCGCAACACAGAATACTGTAGGCTACTTTACCGACCCTAACGAACCCTACCCCAAGACAGGTGATTTGGCCTATGTGCGGGCCAGCTCTACCAATGTAAGTCCGTGTACCAACGATGCAGTCGGTTTTGATTTTTTTCTGCCCGAGGGAGCCAGCTTTGCCGTTAGCAACCAGCATCCGGTGTATTGCTACCTAATTAGGCTCTCGGACGGCTACACCATCGATGTTTCCAACAACCCCCAGGGTTTTCAGGGAAATTGCTCTCAAACTCCACAAACTGCTGGAGCCGGGGGAACCGCTTATGGCTGGGCTGTACTTCCGTCGGGTTGGCAGTTTCAGGTGCGCGTGCCTGTGCAGTTCAACAAACAACTTTTGGGCCTTGCTGGCCCCAACACCCACCGCCTGAAGGCGACGGCCGTCACGACCTACGGTAATGCCACCCCAGAGCAGCCTGTGACGATCTTCTATCGGGCTGACTTCCAGAATTTGCAGAGCAGCGGTATCACGACCAACTCGGCTACTTTGGGCGTTAACCTTTATAGCTATTATAAGGGCGGCCTGCTGTATGTGGATTACGGAACCACCAGCTCATTTGGCTCGAGCACCCCTTCCACCAGCGTGCCCACTGCCCTTAATTTCCCCAACGTCAGCGCCAACCTTACGGGCTTGAGCCCCGGCACCACGTACTACTGGCGTTACCGCTTCGTCACCGATGCAGGAACTTTCAATAGTTCCACCCAGACCTTCACCACCTCGGCGGCTCCTACCTTTGCCCTTTCGGTCAACAAAAACGGTACGGGCTCGGGCACCGTGACGAGCAGTCCCTCAGGTATCAACTGCGGCGCTACCTGTTCGGGCAGCTTCACCCAGGGCGCTACGGTCACCCTAGCTGCTGCACCTGCGTCGGGCTCGGTATTTGCCGGGTGGAGTGGATCCGGCTGTAGCGGTACGGGTAGCTGTACGGTAACCATGAGCGCAGCTCAAAGCGTCACCGCTACCTTCAACACCGCGCCCGCCTCTACCTTCAACCTGACCGTCAACAAATCCGGCAGTGGCAGCGGTACCGTCACCAGCAACCCAACTGGCATCAACTGCGGTGCTACCTGCTCGGCTTCGTTCAACGCCGGGGCCTCGGTAACCCTAAGTGCAGCGGCGGCCAGCGGCGCTACCTTTGCCGGTTGGAGTGGGGCCTGCACGGGTACGGGTACCTGCACCGTCACCATGAATGCCGCCCAAACCGTGACCGCTACTTTCAACACCGCGCAAAGCTTCGGCACCCTCAATCTACAGGTGTCGGGCCTGCCCAGCGGCAACAGCGCCACCCTCACCATCACTGGTCCGGACGGCTTCAATCAACAGCGGACCATTTTGACCGGCACCGGCCAATCGCTATCCGATGTGGTGACCGGTGTTTACACCGTCACGGCTCCCAGTGTGGTGGTGAGCGGTACTACCTACAACCCCAACCCGGCCAGCCAGAACGTCACTGTGACCACCGGCAGTGCCACCGCCAGCGTGAACTACACCCAGGCACCTGCTGCCACCTTCGCGCTTTCGGTAAGTAAGGGTGGAACAGGGGGTGGAACCGTCAGCAGCAGCCCAGCAGGCATCAACTGTGGCGCGACCTGTTCCGCCAACTATAGCTCCGGGGCTAACGTGATCCTGAGCGCGGTTGCCGACACAGGCTCGAGCTTCGCCGGCTGGGGTGGGGCCTGTAGCGGTACGGGTACCTGCTCGGTCACGATGGACGCAGCCAGGTCGGTCATAGCTACCTTCAACACCGCACCCGCAGGCGCCTTGACCATCAGCGCAGCCAAGCCCGCCAACGCCCCCACCGATGCCACCCGCAACAAAGGCCAGAGCAGCGTCTTGATGCTGGCCTTCACCCTCAACCCCTCGCAGGCCACCCAGTTGCAAAACATCACCCTGCAGGCCAGCGGCAGCGGCAACGACAGCCTCGACCTCACGGTGGTCAAGCTGATCCGCGATGCCAACGCCAACGGCCAGATTGACAGCGGTGAAACCCCCATTGCCAGCGGCACCTTTAGCGCCGACAATGGTACCCTTACCCTCACTTTGTCCACCCCGCTGGCCCTCGGTACGGGCGACAGCCAGTTCCTGGTGGCCGCCGATATCGCCAGCACCCTGGCGGCCCGTCCGGCGGTACTGAAGGCCCAGAGCCTCCCGGCCCTGCCCACGCCCTTGCTGCTTACCTTGCTGCCCCTGGTACTCCTGGGTGCGTGGCGGATGCGCTCGCTGCGGGTGGGACTCCTGGCCCTGGCCCTGAGCCTGGCCGCCTGCGGCGGCGGTCAGAGCACCACCCCGGTTAACAAGACCTATCAGATCAACCTGACCGCCGTGAGCGCCCAGGGCAGCCCCACCCTGAGCGGCCTGCCCATTACCGGTGCCACCATCACGGTGCAGAAATAAAGCCCTGGGGTGTCGGCTCCGGGCTGCCTCCTCAGGGCCGACACCCACCTTCTGGAAGGGAGAATCATGAGTCAGACTCGAAAAGCCCTGGCTTTCCTCGCCACCCTGGCAGCCCTGAGCCCTGTCCTGGCCCAGTGGGTTGCGCCAGGCACCACCTTCGGCGCACCCAGCGGCATGAGCTATTCCCAGGCCATGGCCTACGCGAGCGTTCAGACGAATACAGCCGCAGTTCGGCGGGCCCAGGGAGAACTGAACCGCATCAACAGCCTCAACCGCAACAACCCCAGCGCCCAGGCCACCGCCCGCACCCAGGCCCAGACCGCCCCCCAGACCCGCTTCCGTCCCGGCCCACAGCGGCTGATGGTGAGTGGGTTTGTCCGCAGCCTGAGCCGCGACCCCGCCACCGTCCGCGAGATGACTATGGCTTTCAATGAAGCCTTCA includes the following:
- a CDS encoding S8 family peptidase, producing MYARYARWLLGGVLLTLLTACPGGGSGSIGGTVSLGSSITGQRLQIDSQPGKLRRTGEARFVPGEVLVEFRGGVSLQSVSSLRLEVQGRPVELQQVRPLGLANTALYRADLSEAETPALLIALRSRSDVASADLNWLEQPLAAPNDTLYNLQWHYPAINLPQAWDRTTGSNSVVVAILDTGVLFNPSNAAQSHPDIGTRLLPGYDMVSPISGPNPFANAGDGNGRDPDPYDAGDEQSTSYHGTHVGGTVGAATNNNLGVAGVDWTARLLHVRVIGLLGATVADQIDAILWAAGEPVPGLPANANPAKVINMSLGGKGPCTTARQNAINLVTGKGVVVVVAAGNENDDASLYSPASCANVITVGATDYAGARAPYSNYGPRVDVMAPGGDVSKDLNNDNFMDGVLSLGFDDQAQQFNYKFENGTSMAAPHVAGVVALMKALSPSLNTAQTLQILKSTARPLNATQCNRPSGNDCGAGLVDANAALAAVQGGSTSSFSLSTANTILTAQPGGSVNVPITISRSGGFSGAVSLSLQGAPTGVSGSFNPANTTSNDSTLTLNVAASVPNGTYALTVRGTSGSTFASLPLSLRVGSGTSASVQDTVVLACYVAQGDCDPNRSKAIQVNQGGTSASYTIADLTDGDYAVLGWKDLNNNDDVDRGDYLGAVVDQSGNLVAVRPGNLQANFQLDALSDDLSQLAPGVLRSLEQSKIK